Proteins from a genomic interval of Uloborus diversus isolate 005 chromosome 4, Udiv.v.3.1, whole genome shotgun sequence:
- the LOC129220778 gene encoding protein GVQW3-like → MIALNARTFQLLSGLFSKRWQHRLKRDNANSRRSHLASVEKEMELRAKIKFCFKLGKSAAETFELMKTVYGSEVLSRKNVFKWYARFRDGRDSLEDDPRPGHSVTVRNDKNIEKVAKILRNDRCDSTRLIEEATGIPKSTVHLILTENLGKRKVCARFVPHTLTDDQKHCRLEHCRDMQQKRPLGIQTSWQTL, encoded by the coding sequence ATGATTGCATTAAATGCACGTACATTTCAATTATTATCTGGATTATTTTCAAAGCGTTGGCAACATCGTTTGAAACGTGATAACGCAAATTCTAGAAGAAGTCACTTGGCCTCGGTAGAAAAAGAAATGGAGCTGCGCGCTAAaattaaattctgttttaaattggGTAAAAGTGCCGCAGAAACATTTGAATTGATGAAAACTGTTTATGGTAGTGAAGTACTGAgtcgtaaaaatgtttttaagtggtATGCAAGATTTCGTGATGGTAGAGACAGCTTAGAAGATGATCCAAGACCAGGTCATTCAGTAACAGTTCGAAATGATAAGAACATTGAAAAAGTGGCCAAAATCCTACGAAATGATCGTTGTGACTCTACCCGACTCATCGAAGAGGCTACTGGCATACCTAAATCCACTGTCCAtctcattttaactgaaaatttaggaaaaaggAAAGTCTGTGCTCGCTTTGTACCGCACACATTGACTGACGACCAAAAACATTGCAGATTGGAACACTGCAGGGACATGCAACAAAAGCGGCCACTAGGGATCCAAACTTCATGGCAAACATTGTAA